The proteins below come from a single Micromonospora citrea genomic window:
- a CDS encoding PQQ-dependent sugar dehydrogenase yields MRRRTLVAGMAVAVCSSVAGMPTPATAHVREGAAHGWRGFDFTRPETVATGLEAPWGLDFLPDGSALVTERNSGRVLRVRRGSPPQQVAQISGVAATGEAGLLGLAVSPRHRCDGHVYVYFTSSVDNRIVRFRLAAPHAQQPVLTGLARADVHNGGRLAFGPDGLLYAGVGDAGQASTAQDPGSRNGKILRIRPDGGVPSGNPIPGSPVYSLGHRNVQGLAWDWRGRLYATEFGASRRDEVNRVVPGGNYGWPVVEGTAGDPRFRDPIVTWTPAEASPSGAAIVGNTLYVAALRGNRLWVVPLDRAGRAGTPTARLVGTYGRLRTVAYAPDGSLWVTTSNRDGRGVPAADDDRVLRFPPRSWRR; encoded by the coding sequence ATGAGAAGACGCACTCTCGTCGCCGGCATGGCCGTCGCCGTCTGCTCCAGCGTCGCCGGAATGCCCACCCCCGCGACCGCCCACGTACGCGAGGGCGCCGCCCACGGCTGGCGGGGATTCGACTTCACCCGACCCGAGACCGTCGCCACCGGCCTCGAAGCACCATGGGGGCTGGACTTCCTGCCCGACGGCAGCGCCCTGGTCACCGAGCGGAACAGCGGACGGGTCCTGCGGGTACGCCGAGGCTCGCCCCCGCAGCAGGTCGCGCAGATCTCCGGTGTCGCCGCGACGGGCGAGGCCGGGCTGCTGGGGTTGGCCGTCTCGCCTCGCCACCGATGCGACGGCCACGTGTACGTCTACTTCACCTCCAGCGTCGACAACCGGATCGTGCGTTTCCGGCTCGCCGCACCGCACGCCCAGCAGCCGGTCCTCACCGGGCTCGCCCGGGCCGACGTGCACAACGGCGGACGTCTCGCGTTCGGCCCCGACGGTCTGCTCTACGCGGGCGTCGGCGACGCCGGACAGGCGTCCACCGCCCAGGACCCGGGCAGCCGCAACGGCAAGATCCTGCGCATCCGGCCGGACGGCGGCGTGCCCTCGGGCAACCCGATCCCCGGCTCGCCGGTCTACAGCCTCGGCCACCGCAACGTGCAGGGCCTCGCCTGGGACTGGCGCGGCCGGCTCTACGCCACCGAGTTCGGCGCGAGCCGCCGGGACGAGGTGAACCGCGTCGTGCCGGGCGGCAACTACGGCTGGCCGGTGGTGGAGGGAACGGCCGGCGACCCGCGCTTCCGCGACCCGATCGTGACGTGGACGCCCGCCGAGGCGTCACCCAGCGGCGCGGCGATCGTCGGCAACACCCTCTACGTCGCGGCCCTGCGCGGCAACCGGCTGTGGGTCGTACCGCTCGACCGGGCAGGCCGCGCCGGCACACCCACCGCGCGGCTCGTCGGCACGTACGGGCGGCTGCGCACCGTCGCGTACGCGCCCGACGGCTCGCTGTGGGTCACGACCAGCAACCGGGACGGTCGGGGCGTTCCCGCGGCGGACGACGACCGCGTCCTGCGGTTCCCACCACGCTCCTGGCGGCGGTGA
- a CDS encoding L-histidine N(alpha)-methyltransferase — translation MTGVQRRVVSPSEEFYRTYSATQVDAIVASLAQRAEFPFELTYLGGGSELWRAGEVRSTAEVAPVLRDFDTVLARHAERLLTLVPPSTPVQVVDLGPGTTRPVRGLIRHLLDGSRLAGYHAIDISAEMLELARRSLRTDFPDHADRFELCRGDFTGPDLARVLTARHDDAGPARFVVLAGGTLYNFADPTRVLRHVGHTMSGHDVLLLTLRVDTGVDRPPFMDHVRVGGPFKPQQLAGLDLLTIDRSWYQTETGFDRDRSEIFVRVRFVVPVAVTFDVGGDRRTMSFEPGDTVLVWRYLYLDRAGIADQLARSGLEVRLFERGQDSQVALVAATRAG, via the coding sequence ATGACTGGTGTGCAGCGGCGTGTGGTGTCGCCGAGCGAGGAGTTCTATCGCACCTATTCGGCGACACAGGTCGATGCCATCGTCGCTTCGCTCGCGCAACGCGCCGAGTTTCCGTTCGAACTGACCTACCTCGGCGGCGGCAGCGAGCTCTGGCGTGCCGGTGAAGTGAGGTCCACCGCGGAGGTCGCGCCGGTGCTGCGTGACTTCGACACGGTCCTGGCACGGCACGCGGAGCGGTTGCTCACCCTCGTGCCGCCGTCGACGCCGGTCCAGGTGGTCGACCTCGGGCCAGGCACCACACGTCCGGTCCGTGGGCTGATCCGCCACCTGCTGGACGGCTCCCGGCTGGCCGGCTACCACGCGATCGACATCAGTGCGGAGATGCTCGAGCTGGCACGGCGGAGCCTTCGCACCGACTTTCCCGATCACGCGGACCGCTTCGAGCTGTGTCGCGGTGACTTCACCGGTCCGGATCTCGCCCGGGTGCTCACCGCCCGGCACGACGATGCCGGCCCGGCGCGGTTCGTCGTGCTGGCGGGCGGGACGCTGTACAACTTCGCCGATCCGACCCGGGTGCTGCGCCATGTGGGCCACACCATGAGCGGCCACGACGTCCTGCTGCTGACGCTGCGCGTCGACACCGGCGTCGACCGACCGCCGTTCATGGATCACGTCCGCGTCGGTGGCCCGTTCAAGCCTCAGCAACTGGCGGGGCTGGACCTGCTCACCATCGACCGGTCGTGGTACCAGACCGAGACGGGGTTCGACCGCGACCGCAGCGAGATCTTCGTTCGGGTGCGGTTCGTCGTACCGGTCGCCGTGACGTTCGACGTCGGCGGCGACCGGAGGACCATGTCGTTCGAGCCGGGCGACACCGTCCTCGTCTGGCGCTACCTCTACCTCGACCGCGCTGGGATAGCCGACCAGCTGGCCCGCAGCGGGCTCGAGGTGCGCCTGTTCGAACGCGGCCAGGACAGTCAGGTGGCGCTCGTCGCCGCGACGCGGGCGGGGTGA
- a CDS encoding MFS transporter codes for MANTRAQAPAVTSRRWAALFFIGLGQLMIILDATVVHIALPSLQRDLGISDGDRQWILTGYTLAFGSLLLLGGRIADYTGRKRAFLVGLLGFTAASALGGAATNFEMLLTARVLQGAFGALLGPSALSLLTVTFTQPRDRAKAFGIWGAITAAGGAVGLLAGGTLTDYLNWRWCLYVNIPMALIAAIGGYVVLAESRRVGRARFDIPGVLLVTGGLVTIVYATSQAESAGWGSVRVVGLLAAGAVLLAAFALVESRVRQPLLPLRVVADRTRAGAYLSVGLAIIGMFGAFLFMTYHMQVVMGYSPIRTGVAFLPMVMAVLMSAGALTVRLLPKLPPRALIVPGMLISCCGMLWMLTLDADTGYVGGVLVAQLLLGFGAGMIMPVALNYATHGIDQGDSGVASASFNTAQQIGSSIGTALLNTIATGATVDYLASHGSGPAVARQAIVEGFGAASAWAAGIIAVGALIVAVLMNTPRPAPHGVTEGAANTEPLPVPA; via the coding sequence ATGGCAAACACGAGGGCGCAGGCTCCGGCGGTCACGTCGCGCCGCTGGGCCGCGCTGTTCTTCATCGGGCTGGGCCAGCTCATGATCATCCTGGACGCGACCGTCGTGCACATCGCGCTGCCGTCGCTCCAACGCGACCTGGGGATCTCCGACGGCGACCGGCAGTGGATCCTGACCGGGTACACGCTCGCGTTCGGCAGCCTGCTGTTGCTCGGCGGTCGAATCGCCGACTACACCGGCCGCAAGCGAGCCTTCCTGGTCGGGCTGCTCGGCTTCACCGCGGCGTCGGCGCTCGGTGGCGCGGCGACCAACTTCGAGATGCTGCTGACCGCCCGCGTCCTGCAGGGCGCGTTCGGCGCGCTGCTCGGGCCGTCCGCGCTGTCCCTGCTGACAGTGACGTTCACCCAGCCGAGGGACCGCGCCAAGGCCTTCGGAATCTGGGGCGCCATCACCGCCGCGGGCGGCGCGGTAGGGCTGCTGGCAGGCGGCACCCTGACCGACTACCTCAACTGGCGCTGGTGTCTGTACGTCAACATCCCGATGGCGCTGATCGCGGCGATCGGCGGGTACGTGGTGCTCGCCGAATCGCGGCGCGTGGGCAGGGCGCGCTTCGACATCCCCGGCGTGCTGCTGGTGACCGGCGGGCTGGTCACGATCGTGTACGCCACCAGCCAGGCGGAGTCCGCCGGCTGGGGCTCGGTGAGGGTCGTCGGCCTGCTGGCCGCCGGCGCGGTGCTGCTCGCCGCCTTCGCCCTCGTGGAGAGCCGGGTGCGGCAGCCGCTACTGCCGCTGCGAGTGGTCGCCGACCGCACCCGCGCCGGTGCCTACCTGTCCGTCGGCCTGGCCATCATCGGAATGTTCGGGGCGTTCCTCTTCATGACCTACCACATGCAGGTCGTCATGGGGTATTCGCCGATCAGGACGGGCGTCGCCTTCCTCCCGATGGTCATGGCGGTCCTGATGTCGGCCGGCGCCCTCACTGTCCGGCTGTTGCCCAAGCTCCCGCCGCGGGCGTTGATCGTGCCCGGCATGCTCATCAGTTGCTGCGGCATGCTGTGGATGCTCACCCTCGACGCCGACACCGGCTATGTCGGCGGAGTGCTGGTCGCGCAACTTCTGCTCGGATTCGGCGCGGGCATGATCATGCCGGTGGCCCTCAACTACGCCACCCACGGCATCGATCAGGGCGACTCGGGCGTTGCCTCGGCCAGCTTCAACACCGCGCAGCAGATCGGCAGCTCGATCGGCACCGCGCTGCTGAACACCATCGCCACGGGTGCGACCGTCGACTACCTGGCCTCGCACGGTTCGGGCCCGGCCGTTGCCAGGCAGGCCATCGTGGAGGGCTTCGGGGCGGCCAGCGCCTGGGCCGCAGGGATCATCGCGGTCGGCGCGCTGATCGTCGCCGTGCTGATGAACACTCCGCGCCCCGCGCCCCACGGCGTCACCGAGGGCGCCGCGAACACCGAGCCGCTACCCGTACCCGCCTGA
- a CDS encoding SDR family oxidoreductase: MNITKFAVAGATGRLGRHVVDVLTERGHHVVSMSRATGVDIITGEGLAEALTGVDAIIDVASWHSSDQEAATEFFRTSARNLHEAGQQAGVDQITAASIIGADKATAGFVAAKKVHEELLLSGPLPVRILRAAQFHEFVGQLLDWQQGDVAYVPALPTQLVACRTVAETLVDLALDPDAPAPGQPIPEVAGPREETMSEAAQLLGVRRGVKVVGVDGSGMPDAGLAAKGAFLPGPHAKLAGPTFEQWLATQP, encoded by the coding sequence TTGAACATCACCAAGTTCGCGGTGGCAGGAGCAACCGGGCGGCTGGGCCGCCACGTCGTCGACGTCCTCACCGAACGGGGGCATCACGTCGTGTCGATGTCCCGAGCCACCGGCGTGGACATCATCACCGGTGAGGGCCTCGCCGAGGCCCTCACCGGGGTCGACGCCATCATCGACGTCGCCTCATGGCACTCCTCCGACCAGGAGGCGGCGACGGAGTTCTTCCGCACGTCGGCCCGTAACCTGCACGAAGCGGGCCAGCAGGCAGGGGTCGACCAGATCACCGCGGCGTCCATCATCGGCGCCGACAAGGCCACCGCCGGGTTCGTCGCCGCCAAGAAGGTGCACGAGGAACTCCTCCTGTCCGGCCCGCTGCCCGTCCGCATCCTGCGGGCCGCGCAGTTCCACGAGTTCGTCGGTCAGCTCCTGGACTGGCAGCAGGGCGACGTCGCCTACGTCCCGGCCCTGCCCACCCAGCTCGTGGCCTGCCGCACCGTGGCCGAGACGCTGGTCGACCTCGCCCTGGATCCCGACGCACCCGCCCCGGGGCAACCGATCCCCGAGGTGGCCGGCCCCCGCGAGGAGACCATGTCGGAGGCGGCCCAACTCCTCGGCGTCCGTCGAGGCGTCAAGGTCGTCGGCGTCGACGGTTCCGGCATGCCCGACGCCGGCCTCGCCGCCAAGGGCGCGTTCCTGCCCGGCCCGCACGCCAAGCTCGCCGGGCCCACCTTCGAGCAGTGGCTCGCCACCCAACCCTGA
- a CDS encoding carboxymuconolactone decarboxylase family protein gives MPNPLPFLPGMAEVGEGLHKALRDGPISPTTVSLLHLRAGQILGSTYFTIRETGNLRRLGESEERIAAVATWRDATYFTDAERVALELVEAVLTPNPAGERVPDELYARVSAHYDTKAMWSLVMAIAHIGFFTPAALIAKPIPGMPPGQNYSE, from the coding sequence ATGCCCAATCCCCTCCCGTTCCTTCCCGGAATGGCGGAGGTCGGCGAAGGCCTGCACAAGGCCCTCAGAGACGGTCCGATCTCCCCGACGACCGTCAGTCTGCTGCATCTGCGCGCCGGGCAGATCCTCGGCAGCACGTACTTCACCATCCGGGAGACCGGCAACCTCCGCAGGCTCGGGGAATCAGAGGAGCGCATCGCCGCCGTGGCCACCTGGCGGGACGCCACCTACTTCACCGACGCCGAACGGGTCGCGCTGGAGCTCGTGGAGGCGGTCCTCACCCCGAACCCGGCAGGGGAGCGTGTCCCCGATGAGCTGTACGCCAGGGTGTCGGCGCACTACGACACCAAGGCGATGTGGTCGCTCGTCATGGCGATCGCCCACATCGGTTTCTTCACCCCCGCCGCTCTCATCGCCAAGCCGATCCCCGGCATGCCCCCGGGGCAGAACTACAGTGAGTGA
- a CDS encoding RNA polymerase sigma-70 factor: MDAATETFVAHRNLLFTLAYEILGSATDAEDVLQESWMLWVSVDLGTVLDQRAYLIRIATRQALKRLRTLDRRKETYVGPWLPEPLLTAPDVAEDIELADSVSMAMLLVLETLTPTERAVFVLREVFDLDYDEIADAVDKTSAAVRQIAHRARAHVAARRPRGSGSPAEHRAALQAFQRAVETGDLQSLLDVLAPDVVALSDGGGVKHALLRPVVGIENVARLLAVGWWKRDARRSVELVQINGGPGLLVRVDREIDGVVAVRVENGYVTGAYHVRNPEKLSRMERETAVTR, translated from the coding sequence ATGGACGCCGCCACCGAGACATTCGTCGCTCACCGCAATCTGCTGTTCACCCTCGCCTACGAGATCCTCGGCTCTGCCACGGATGCCGAGGACGTCCTGCAGGAGAGCTGGATGCTGTGGGTGAGCGTCGACCTCGGCACGGTGCTGGACCAACGCGCGTACCTGATCCGCATCGCCACCAGGCAGGCACTGAAACGACTACGCACCCTGGACCGGCGCAAGGAAACCTACGTCGGACCATGGCTACCCGAACCGCTGCTGACCGCACCGGACGTGGCCGAGGACATCGAACTGGCCGACAGCGTCTCGATGGCGATGCTGCTGGTGCTGGAGACACTCACGCCGACCGAGCGGGCGGTGTTCGTGCTGCGCGAGGTGTTCGACCTGGACTACGACGAGATCGCCGACGCCGTCGACAAGACATCGGCCGCCGTACGCCAGATCGCCCACCGGGCACGGGCACACGTAGCCGCGCGCCGGCCTCGCGGCAGTGGCTCCCCTGCCGAGCACCGGGCCGCGCTCCAGGCGTTCCAGCGAGCGGTCGAGACCGGCGATCTGCAGAGCCTGCTCGACGTCCTCGCGCCGGACGTCGTCGCCCTGAGCGACGGCGGGGGTGTCAAGCACGCCCTGCTGCGGCCCGTCGTGGGGATCGAGAACGTGGCTCGCCTGCTGGCCGTCGGCTGGTGGAAGCGCGATGCAAGAAGGTCGGTCGAACTGGTGCAGATCAATGGTGGCCCGGGGCTGCTCGTCCGAGTGGATCGCGAGATCGACGGTGTGGTGGCGGTGCGGGTGGAGAACGGCTACGTCACCGGCGCCTACCACGTGCGCAATCCGGAGAAGCTGTCGCGCATGGAGCGGGAAACCGCCGTGACCCGCTGA
- a CDS encoding YcaO-like family protein yields MTEGVRRSTAADRLDGGTAESVSGGGGAPERSALALDDTRKACWSGTHRVLTAAQTLRRIEPLFPVVGITRLADVTWLDEIGIPVYQAVRPNSWTLSVSQGKGLTDDLAKVSAAMESIESWHAEREGPGELVATVADMERECGYRVHELPLESRHHLRPGLKLEWTRARRLDGGADTFLPTGLLRLDGRVRGTWMPPLFALNSNGLASGNTFAEAALHGLYEVIERDCLTRAEKIPPRVLDLASVDGPARDLLDRMEAAGVDVRVEVLPSPTGLACFQATIWSEMFPVLFAGAGAHLDRDVALCRALTEAAQSRVTEIAGARDDIASGGYRRAGSDRSTRPAPPSEADRTTYDEIGSVRNDSLADDLHTTVAGVLAMTGRSPLVVDHTRREVGIPVVRVVCPGLDCDPALL; encoded by the coding sequence GTGACCGAAGGGGTCAGGCGGTCCACCGCCGCTGATCGTCTCGACGGCGGCACGGCGGAAAGCGTGTCGGGCGGGGGCGGAGCGCCCGAGCGCTCCGCCCTCGCCCTCGACGACACCCGCAAGGCCTGCTGGTCCGGCACCCACCGGGTGCTGACCGCCGCGCAGACGCTACGGCGGATCGAGCCGCTCTTTCCAGTCGTCGGTATCACCCGACTGGCCGACGTCACCTGGCTCGACGAGATCGGCATCCCGGTCTATCAGGCGGTCCGGCCGAACTCCTGGACGCTGTCGGTGAGCCAGGGCAAAGGGCTGACCGACGACCTCGCCAAGGTTTCCGCCGCCATGGAGTCGATCGAGTCGTGGCACGCCGAGCGCGAAGGTCCCGGCGAGTTGGTCGCGACCGTGGCCGACATGGAGCGCGAGTGCGGATACCGCGTCCACGAGCTGCCGCTGGAAAGCCGCCACCACCTGAGACCGGGTCTGAAACTGGAGTGGACCAGGGCACGTCGCCTCGACGGTGGTGCGGACACCTTCCTCCCGACCGGGCTCCTGCGACTCGACGGCCGGGTGCGCGGCACCTGGATGCCGCCGCTGTTCGCGCTGAACAGCAATGGACTGGCCAGCGGCAACACCTTCGCCGAAGCGGCGCTGCACGGCCTCTACGAGGTCATCGAGCGGGATTGCCTGACTCGTGCCGAGAAGATCCCGCCCCGCGTTCTGGACCTCGCCTCGGTGGACGGCCCGGCGCGGGACCTGCTGGATCGCATGGAGGCCGCCGGCGTCGACGTCCGGGTCGAGGTGCTGCCGTCGCCGACCGGGCTCGCCTGCTTCCAGGCCACCATATGGAGCGAGATGTTCCCGGTGCTCTTCGCCGGGGCCGGCGCCCACCTCGATCGTGACGTCGCCCTGTGCCGGGCCCTGACCGAGGCGGCGCAGTCGCGGGTCACCGAGATCGCCGGCGCCCGCGACGACATCGCCTCGGGCGGCTACCGGCGTGCCGGCTCGGACCGGTCCACGCGGCCGGCGCCGCCCTCCGAGGCCGACCGAACGACGTACGACGAGATCGGTTCCGTCCGCAACGACAGTCTCGCCGACGACCTGCACACCACGGTGGCGGGCGTGCTCGCCATGACCGGGCGGTCTCCGCTGGTCGTGGACCACACCAGGCGCGAGGTGGGCATCCCCGTCGTGCGGGTGGTCTGCCCCGGGCTGGACTGCGACCCCGCGCTCCTGTGA
- a CDS encoding TfuA-like protein: MTRYLFVGPSLPDAADLLAADDITLLPPVAAGDLLRLAPRQGDVVGLVDGYFHQTRAVRHKEILTLLDAGVTVLGAASMGALRAAELDTFGMVGVGRVYDDYRQGRLTADDEVVLLHGPAEERYRPISEPLVNIRATLDLGVREGILDEATAGQLVAALARRPYRLRSHPELIQLARGAGMPDERVEALRHLCATRAVNLKRDDALLLVGALRTLGDGRADDDAKRAADQPADFTVAPTVYLHRWRLGARGIDTGDGRVPELSILRMCQLFARDYPEFYRDLVLRHLTRECADTCRVDEAGETLAGALAHARHRYVVPDDRSGEPEDLGFLDLWLTPAERASRCLADQLGIFVVRSFRVTPGVPADGQALDALRGRPVVATAAELVGAARSVNDQARQVQPDFDIHTLSTDRILSYFSERWGAEPGTLELHALDRGIDSLDVLVAAARPYYLLAKYNPSLVDLRVDPTTRP; this comes from the coding sequence ATGACACGCTACCTCTTTGTCGGCCCGAGCCTGCCCGACGCCGCCGACCTGTTGGCCGCGGACGACATCACCCTCCTGCCACCGGTGGCGGCGGGAGACCTGCTGCGGCTCGCGCCGCGGCAGGGCGACGTGGTCGGCCTCGTCGACGGGTACTTCCATCAGACCCGCGCCGTGCGACACAAGGAGATTCTCACCCTCCTCGACGCCGGCGTGACGGTGCTGGGCGCCGCCAGCATGGGTGCGCTGCGCGCAGCGGAACTCGACACGTTCGGCATGGTCGGCGTGGGGCGCGTCTACGATGACTACCGGCAGGGCCGACTGACCGCCGACGACGAGGTGGTCCTGCTGCACGGGCCGGCGGAGGAGCGATACCGGCCGATCTCGGAACCCCTGGTCAACATCCGCGCGACCCTGGACCTCGGCGTACGGGAAGGAATCCTCGACGAGGCGACCGCCGGCCAGCTTGTCGCCGCGCTGGCGCGCCGGCCGTACCGGCTGCGCTCGCACCCGGAACTGATCCAGCTCGCCCGTGGGGCGGGGATGCCGGACGAACGCGTCGAGGCGCTGCGGCACCTCTGCGCGACCCGGGCCGTCAACCTCAAGCGGGACGACGCGCTGCTGCTGGTTGGTGCGCTGCGTACGCTTGGCGACGGCCGGGCCGACGATGACGCGAAGCGGGCGGCGGACCAGCCGGCCGACTTCACCGTGGCCCCCACGGTCTACCTGCACCGCTGGCGGTTGGGGGCGCGCGGCATCGACACCGGCGACGGTCGGGTCCCCGAGCTGAGCATCCTGCGGATGTGTCAGCTCTTCGCCCGCGACTATCCGGAGTTCTACCGGGACCTGGTCCTGCGTCATCTGACCCGGGAGTGTGCCGACACCTGCCGGGTCGACGAGGCGGGGGAAACGCTCGCCGGGGCGCTGGCGCACGCGAGGCACCGCTACGTCGTCCCCGACGACCGGTCGGGCGAGCCCGAGGACCTGGGCTTCCTCGACCTGTGGCTGACCCCGGCCGAGCGGGCCTCGCGCTGCCTGGCCGACCAGCTCGGCATCTTCGTGGTGCGCAGCTTCCGAGTGACGCCCGGGGTGCCTGCGGACGGCCAGGCGCTGGACGCGCTGCGCGGGCGGCCGGTCGTCGCGACGGCAGCGGAACTCGTCGGCGCCGCACGGTCGGTGAACGATCAGGCCCGGCAGGTCCAGCCCGACTTCGACATCCACACCCTGTCGACGGATCGCATCCTGTCCTACTTCAGCGAACGCTGGGGCGCCGAGCCCGGAACGCTGGAACTGCACGCGTTGGACCGGGGTATCGACTCCCTGGACGTCCTGGTCGCCGCGGCCCGACCGTACTACCTCCTGGCCAAGTACAACCCGAGCCTGGTGGACCTGCGGGTCGACCCGACCACCCGACCGTGA
- a CDS encoding DUF1264 domain-containing protein: protein MNCRQVNDDFLQCVLFDGNTAEANLIGVEYIVSERLYGTLPRDERRFWHPHNYEVLGGSLIAPGLPEPAERALMAMLMNSYGKTWHTWHTGRLDTGPDDRTVAAWYGGSGTGPTARFPPAPPRAA, encoded by the coding sequence GTGAACTGCCGCCAGGTCAACGACGACTTCCTGCAGTGCGTGCTGTTCGACGGCAACACCGCCGAGGCCAACCTCATCGGCGTCGAGTACATCGTCTCCGAACGGCTGTACGGGACGCTGCCGCGCGACGAGCGCCGCTTCTGGCACCCGCACAACTACGAGGTGCTCGGCGGCTCCCTGATCGCCCCGGGCCTGCCGGAGCCGGCCGAGCGGGCGCTCATGGCGATGCTGATGAACAGCTACGGCAAGACCTGGCACACCTGGCACACCGGCCGCCTCGACACCGGCCCGGACGACCGGACGGTAGCTGCGTGGTACGGCGGAAGCGGGACCGGCCCGACCGCCCGTTTCCCGCCGGCTCCCCCTCGCGCGGCGTAA